One window of Equus quagga isolate Etosha38 chromosome 4, UCLA_HA_Equagga_1.0, whole genome shotgun sequence genomic DNA carries:
- the TMEM212 gene encoding transmembrane protein 212: MTVPPSYAERNPKMGHPSVITDRGFKSQRKIRSLYPAAGWILVPLGALSVFSGVIAFFPVFSYKLWFTGWSVWIAYLIWNGALAVTTGKLLLLAHKQRTQRYLWEASFTFVILSIMGCPLHFAVALEPALLGPYCFYSFSGIAGTNYLGYAVAFPFLYAKFPSVCVDPPHYEDYHLMLQAFNLCLSFFMLCVSLTALVNLSARLIKNGHINVSFQKGGVSSCSVLNAKSLVY; encoded by the exons ATGACTGTGCCTCCATCCTATGCTGAAAGAAACCCAAAGATGGGACATCCCAGCGTAATAACAG ATCGAGGATTCAAGTCACAGAGGAAAATTCGGAGCCTATACCCAGCTGCTGGCTGGATTCTCGTTCCCCTGGGAGCTCTCAGTGTATTCTCTGGAGTGATCGCTTTCTTCCCAGTCTTTTCTTACAAGCTTTGGTTCACGGGATGGAGTGTGTGGATTGCCTATCTCATCTGGAATGGAGCTTTG GCTGTCACTACCGGTAAACTCCTACTGTTGGCTCACAAACAGCGGACCCAGAGATACCTG tGGGAGGCTAGTTTCACCTTTGTGATTCTGAGCATTATGGGATGTCCACTTCATTTTGCAGTAGCCTTGGAACCTGCTCTCCTTGGTCCCTATTGCTTCTACTCATTTTCAGGGATTGCAGGGACCAATTACCTTGGCTATGCAGttgcctttccttttctgtatgcAAAATTCCCATCAGTTTGTGTGGACCCACCACACTATGAAGACTACCACCTGATGCTCCAAGCTTTCAACCTGTGCCTGAGCTTTTTCATGCTCTGTGTGTCCCTGACAGCACTCGTCAACCTTTCTGCAAGACTTATCAAGAATGGACACATAAATGTAAGCTTCCAGAAAGGAGGAGTCAGTTCTTGTTCTGTCCTGAATGCTAAAAGTCTGGTGTATTAG